The genomic region TGACTGAATGTTTGGTTTATGATGCTAAAACCTTCTgatcaaaaataattaatttttgttaCTGCATAATCGCCGTATTTCCAAATGTTCTCAAATGTATAAAATGATAGTAAGTATCAGTAGGTGTGCTCAAACATGAATGAGTTTATTAAGCATCTATGTAAAGACAAAAAGGAAGAGAGAGAAGGTTTGTTTACCTGACTATCATCTGTGTGTGgtagtttattttgtgatttctgGGTCTTCATCGCCTTGATTAATGCATTGAGCCAACCATCcacatcagcactgaaaacacaaGAAAACATTTAACACTTCTTTCGTGAAACTAGGTTGTGATGGCAATGGGAGATAATGGTTAAAATAATGGTGGCAAACCGGTCTTTTCCAATGAGGAAATATTCTCTGGATTGTTTTAGTGTCTCGTCTTCCACCTTCAAGAACAGCACAGAAGATGGAGAGCCCTTTGCTTGTTTCTTGACCCAGTCCCACTTCTGATGTCTCTCAGGGCTAGTGAACAGCAAGCTGATCCTTTGAAACAGGAAGACATTCTCATTTTAGCATGAAAAtacttcatgtatttatttatgtgacaGTCTTTTCCTTACTTAGAAATGTCTATCACTCCCAAGGGTTTATCTCTCTTTTCGTCTGCATGATATGACAGCTGTAAGGTGTTTTCACCGATCTTGGAGAGTACAAAGAAACGATTCTTCCATGATTTCTGTAAAAGATATATAAAACTGCTAAGTTTCATGAACCGAGGAACTGTCTTTGAAGACCGCAGATGTTTCAGTTTCAGGTTGAATTGCGATATGAGACGTACAGTGTTTTTAGTCAGGGTCAGAGGTGGGGACTTGACCAGGTATCCAGTGTACAGTTCCTTCACTGCTGGTTCACTATAAAATGTTGTAGTCGTTGCTGCAGAAacataattaaaactttaaaacattaaatgctgCACATTTCCAATTCGGGTTTAAGTTCCTAGATTATCCCATTTTTCCTAAGATGTTTTAGACTTACGAGATTTCTTGTTGTTGGACATCCTGATGTTGTTTGCTTTAAGTTCTAAAATAGATGtaacatgtttacatttttttttctctttactgtAAGCCAATGATATATATCAGATATATCAGATAAACAGAAGTAAACAACAGCGATGTATGCTTTTGTAAATTAATATTCAGTGCAGTGTCACTGTCAGCAGCACACGATTAATTACAATGTAATGGTAATGAACCCTCTGCCATATTTCAGAAAAGACaatgtgtaaactttttttctttctcagatgAATAGTATTAGCATTATTTCTCTATTTGTTATAAGCATCACAAAGCGTAATCATCCAATCAGTAGCCATATTCTATAGTATTATTAGTTTACCTTGTGTCACAGTAAAATCTCAGTCCTCTGAAGAGTTCTCACAACATGTATGATATGATGACAGTAAAGGAGGAAACTAAAGGTCCGTTGTCTCTTACAGAGTGTTATGCAGGAGTTGTTTCTGATTTTATGTGAGCTCATGTTTAAGTTCCTCCCCTTTGACTTTGTCATTCCTTTGGAGAACTTACCAGACAAACAAGTTCATGCCATTAAGTTATTGTggaaaacatcctactaccaaaATAAATGTAGCTTCTGAGGCTCATACTGTTAGCTGTGACTGAATTATACACTCATAGACTTACTGCACATATACACTCATAGACTTACACACCATTTCAAATTTGTTATcgtattaaaaattttttttttgcatttttataacataaaataattgaaaaaaatgtttaaaaagtttaatagtACTTCTCATCACAAAGGGCAAATACAAGCTTTTTTAACTGCATAATTAAAGTAGATATTTATGTAGACTACGTTATTCAATAATTATCAATCTAAAGAGTGACTGAAACATTTGAATCAATGCATAAAGACTAGAAACAATACTTCATTGGTTAAATTCTTTGCAAAACAAATACACAATGACAGACAACctgtatatacacagtatataaagTACCTCATACTGTTagcattgtaaaaaaaagaagaaaaaagtgcATCTTTAAAAATCATCAAACATCTTCAGTGTGAATTAACCTTCATACTTATAAAGTAAAAGTCAAAAGAGGACAAGTTACTTTAGATAACCTGACTGCTATTCTGTTCTTCATTTACACCTTGTTTTCCACCTGTATGATTAGACTTGAATTAGGTTTAATGTTCCACAGACATATTTCTAATATCTTGATGAATTCACAAGAGATTATTTTCTTGTCCTCATTATAATAGATAGGGTTTAGAGTGCAGAGGCTGGGATCCTATGAGCCGCTGAAGAGTGAGTTTTACCTAGAGGTAAATCCAGTAGAATTATTTATAGCTCTCTGAAtgtagtgagaaaaaaaaaaaaacattctttaactGTGAATCATCGTCTTACCTCGTCCTTGCTTAGTCTTCTTACGTATGTTTGTATCTCTTCTACTGTGTCTATAAGCAGGTCATTGAAGGCCAGTATCTGGTTGCtttcaaaataaaacacacagcGTCACACACGGTGGGTTTGAGTGCGCACCATTGGCAGGCTTGAGAACGGACACGGCCGGCGGAtacatcctcttttggaaggccaaacaaagtggtttttttttccacaatggAACAGACAGCGTATCCTCAACATGGTGGTgatggcagcaacaatactacagcgaaaATAAAAGTTacgtcttctttctttgcgtgaaggtttgggtggtgttatgcaaatcttcccacattgtgaagTAGACACGTGGGacgtgtttaaatgaggcattttaggaggccgtggacaagtcttaacttttataaagaatatctctttggatttgagactttacagatcttctttatgcaccaagagcttgtaacactccaaagataaaGGAAATTTTAAAATCGCATCATATCACCTCTTGCTAGTAAGCAGTACgtttttcttttaagtttttcttttaattttattgttcTTACACTGTCTTTTCCTTTTATTATGCTTTGGAAATATACTAAATGAATAATGCTGATAAAGCTTTGGTGATTCACAAGGCAAAATAATGTGTATATTTCCTATATACTACTAACTACTAAATGCTACACTACTAACATATACATGGTTTCAGAACGAATAGACATtgactaaaagtaaaaaaacatacattttgatttcatggagccttaaaaaattatttatttagttatttttatttattcatttattttacttgtCATGCTGGCTTTCGTGGAACTGTGTAGTGATGGCAATTAGAAATATGATCTTAATGATGGGAGCAAACCAGTTTTCTTTGACAGACTGCAGGTATTTAGATTTTAGGATGAACTGCAATATGAGACGAACAGTGTTTTTAGTCAGGGCTGTTAGAGCGGGGGACTTGATCAGGTATCCAGTGTACAATTCCTCCACCATCGCTGGTTcataattaaacataattaaaacCACATTAAACACATTGAGGACACACAGTTTAATATAAGTTTTACGGTTGACTTTGTTGTTGAACATCTCGAAGTTGTTGCTTTAATTCTAAAACAGATGTGAaatgtttaagttgtttttatgtaaGCCTCTGATAAACAGATGTAAACAACAGtgattttgtaaaagaaaaaaaagcaatgtCAACAGAAGAACAATTAAAATGCAATGGAAATGAACACtccataatataataatatgctaTATAATAAAATTGCATGATGTTTTTGTGAAAGTTTTAAATTCACTTGAATAGCTTCAGCAATATTTCTTTGCATATTACAAGCATCACAAGCAGAATCATTTCAGAAGCCATATTCTGTAAAAGTATTCCCATACCTTGCGTCAACGTCAAAAGTCATTCAGTTCTCACAACATGTATGTTATGATGACAGTTTAGGAGGAAGCTAGAGGCCTTTTGTCTCTTCCCAAGCATTCATTATGCTGGAAAAAGGAGGAGTTTCTGGTTATATGTAAGCTCAAGTTTAGACGGTAATATGTAAGCTCAGGTTTAGACTCCCTCCCCTTTGACCGTGTCATTTGTTTCTGGAAACTACCAGACAAACGTGTTCATGGTATTGTGGTAAACCAGATACTACAAAGAGAAATTTTGCTTCTGAAGCATATGAAGTAAGCTGCGACTGAAATATGTACATACTCAataagtaaatattcaaatgataCTGTAATtgtctttctttccttttcctgGCTTTTTTGCAAGTGTAATATACTCTTGGCAGATTGAGTTGGGGTTGGGAGTGATTAGGAGGTTTTATCATTGACTGCATTTGGTTTTGTGTCTCCAAGGGTTAAATACATGTGTGGTAGTCTAAATAATTATCATGACAAATAAATGTCATAGAAAAAGAATGTCACAACATTTTTGAATGGACACTAACTAACGATCTAATATGCATCATAAGCCTATATTAAGTAATTTTAGTAaatgctttgaataaaaataataatctagaATTTATAGGGTTAAATAGTATTCTAGATTTATAGGACTGTGTTTCCCTGTTGCACTTTGTTTGTTCCACACCTAAAAACCCATGCAAACTTTTCACCTGATTTTTTTTCATCTCGCACTTTGTACAGAATGCACACATTCAGACAATTATTTAAACAGATACATTGTACAATTAAACAGGTATATAATTTGGAACTCCAAAATTTGGAATAAGCCAAGACTAAACCTTTAGAATAAAAAGCTACATACTGTATAAATCATACACAAACATTTGTAATACAGTAATAcatacagaataaaaaatatttgttaaattttggaacactttattttgatgtccactttagacattctaataCCAGTAAGTAACTTTggaactacatgtcaactagcaatCATTGGAGAATTAATAGTCTGTCTGCTTATTATCTTCTAACAATTTTGATGGGCCAACAACATACATACTTTAAAAATCTTTGTAAGTACATGTCAACCCtaaactaaccctaaacctaacagtCTATTCTGACAGTTTGTAGACACCTGGTGCAAATTAATGAGAATTAGTTGacgtagttgcaaagttacttctagttagtagaatgtctaaagggGACTATCAAAATACAATGTAACCTAAATTTACATTATTGCATTTACATTATCTTCTTTTCACATGAAGGCAGTTACAAAGaacacaaatgtgttttaaaacaccattccttttaaatatatatttagtacatattttcatattctacaaaattttctgtgaaaacattGTCTTGTGGTCATCTGCTTTAATCAGTTTATTGTTCAAATGATGTGAATCAGTAAATGAATGCAACTTTTGCAGTTCATCTCAGTATCATTTTCAACTGAGGTGTCCAATGCAGTGCTTTATTCATTTTTGCTTTACTTTAGTGCAAGTCATTCAAATACATTTCAATGGCTCATGGATCACAGAAGATGGCAGCTCATGTGTAACATGTTTTGTATGACCCAAATTAGTTTTGGCCAAATATGATGATATTATTTTGATATTGCACATCTACAAATTACATCTGTTAAGAATCAGAATAAGTGGCTTGAACTGTTCACAGAGCAAAGGGTAAATAAATCCCTTTACAATACAAAACAACGTTTCTAACATTAGCAAACctggtttttttttcctcaggcaGATGGCCATGTGCCAACATACCTGCTTATTGTCTATTTATGATTGAGGGAGTTTCACCAATGTGTCTGTTTGACCCAAATGTCTGTGTGACAGCTGTTTATTAAGATGTTTTAGCTTGAAACTAATTCATACCATGCATACTTGTGTACGAAATGCATTAGACAAATCCACTCAAAAATTTAAATCAGAAATTTTAAAGCATTACCTTGGGATTCCACAGTGATGAATCTTTCAGAGACTAGTCAGAtctaaacttttaaaaaatgtatgataaaaaaatttaattacagaattaattatatttaaaggtgccatctgtcatgtctggcaaaaaaatcaagtcatactccacattctataccagatgggggcagtatgcctcaataaagtgaattggtctactctagagtaacaaacgagaaacggcatagtctctataccttcacaacaaccctacagccatagccgaagcctaagaggacgttttgcctccagaggaacgttgggtgatgtcaagtgattttgaaacatgacatcttcaagctactccccttcacctttaccagtgaatatgttcctattcgttttgttcatattacattttgagttgtatatactagagctgaaacaacaaatcgatttaatcgataaaaatcgattattaaaatagttgtcaactaatttagtcatcgattcgttgctaaataacttttatttgccgtaagcggctcatttcgtacatatttcaaatctgcggtgaccaaagtgtggcagtaatgagccaccggaggttttactcagccagtacagcaggagaagtagcgaatagccaatagttggcctcgttttatgtcacgtgcttcccgaacagcgtctctgcagcatttagcgtgatgtgggagtactttactttgagccttcaaaaaagaagattaacctgtaaactctgcactactgaactgtttaaggggacgttcacatatcgcgtcttttgcgcgctcaagttggttatttccaacaccgcaccgcatcgagttaaaaacatctcaacttttcagaatgctgcaagcgcatcgcgggtcatgtgacaagaactaaccaatcagcttcatcctttcccgtaacaacgttaaaagctcagtcaagatgaaaggaacagctgatcatagttgtatatggatttccattttgaaataaatctagtagcagagctactgcaagcgatttttttgagctgcaaatccatttatcctttgctgaaatttccgcgtcttcaaggagagagcacgtcatggttgcttagcaaaggcagacgcctcaggggcgcttctgtccgaacgctttggaaaggaggagaaagcggtgcacctagcgttttccacgcgtttttaggcacgatatgtgaacggcccctaagacttttatttgtgcagattctccagtacaatgttgtttgcaaatgtttagtcgtaaaagctgataacattgttttttaacagttaacatttaaagctttacaaacatgttctgtgatcagtttgtcgtttaccagttcataattcagtcgtgcagcctaattatgactttgaaatgctctttttttctaagtattcactgctctttttcacacagcaggttttttgtgtgtgactgtccaattttttcttctggacaaccttctgatggattttactttaaattgtgagttccattcaggtttcatgccactggcactttattcgaaggattgtttacaatttcacagcaaaagctataaagctgtttcccagtaaataataaaatacaatgcactgcaattttattctgttttatccttattcttcgtgaaaatatgttctgaaagattccttaataagcttcgttcgggatgttaaactactttaggagctctaaggactgccatggtgaaaacattattttaaatctccttgtgaaatttgctagagtatgggtcagtgttctgattgcagaagagtttgacaaaggattactaacacaataaaacaactccaggtatatttttgattagggtATGACAGTgcaaatggttaaaatctctaaaatctatgctgaaggataaagaccatttattaataatttacttggggaaaaaatggaaaaaactaaaatataagtacataaaccgattaatcgtaaaaataatcgacagattaatcgattatcaaaataatcgttagttgcagccctagtatatacacattatttgaattaaattaatttgacagacagcattctgtcaacatcattggtcaacatcagacagctgatgttgaccaagctagcgccaaccaacgtaaccagagctgccaactctcaagcattcaccgtgagacacacgcaattgactcttttcacacgcttttacgccacacatcaattttctcacgtacagaaaaaccacgaagcaaagaggacacggagaccagcagactagacagagcaggttagttatgatattaaaaaatgggtaagttatagctagctaattatcaaacgcagctacggttagccatcgctaacattagcacgtttatcgaacagccttcgatacatttctatgttataacttcccgaaaaaaaatacacaaacatataaaacaaacttctagcgaaatactaacagcatctaacttaccaatccaaaagaaatgttgcaagttcggtgttgaacctcatttctttcaggtccatcagttgtctccagcgattgaaagcagtgccgatgtttactctggttcggctccttttcttatcggatttgatttgtgattccgagcgcggttgtttccctgtagcgggtggtggtctcttgccaagggcatcagtcatccttccgctctcttccctgaactgaaatgtagtgggctgtactttccacacgattgacatcaggttcaagaatgcccacaagccgtgcgagttattcgtgtattgcaggttggctggtggttttcgggaggaagtcgtggcctaatggttagagagtcggactcccaatcgaaaggttgtgagttcgagtcccgggccggcaggaattgtgggtggggggagtgcatgtacagttctctctccaccttcaataccatgacttaggtgaccttgagcaaggcatcgaacccccaactgctccccgggcgccgcagcataaatggctgcccactgctccgggtgtgtgctcacagtgtgtgtgtgtgtgtgttcactgctctgtgtgtgtgcatttcggatgggttaaatgcagagcacaaattctgagtatgggtcaccatacttggctgaatgtcacttcactatttttttttatatgttatgttgcccgcataccgcctcccatggccgaaactggtattacgacacctgtcgggccggggctagtaatgctaatgcttattaaggttgatatctctgcagcactataacttgacattttttttatgacatcatcgcccttatttcttctcattcttttgatgcgtgtaggtaatttttttGGATAATTTTACCTCAAttattgcacatggcacctttaaaatgtatgcacatttataaaatattcataaactaattgcaaaaaatgtttcaaaagtttTATTATACTTCACATTGGAACAGTGTGCAAATGCATGCTTTTCTACAGTgtaatacatgtatatacattatgCATGCTTTTCTACAGTgtaatacatgtatatacattatgTAGGCTAAAAGTTATCCAGCAATCATCAATCTAAAGAGTGACTGAAACAATTTAATCAATGCATAAAGACTAGAAACAATACTTCATTGGATAAATGCTTTGCAAAACAAAATACACAATGACAGAAACCTTGTATATACACGGTATATAAAGTACCTCATACTATTAAGACATTTAAGACTATTAAAAAGTGCATCTTTAAAGAGGTTAAAATACATGAACAGTTTAGCACTGTGCATTTTTCAATGTGAATTAACCTTCATACTTCTTAGAAAGTAATACTTGACTCATGTTTCACATTAACAGATGTGAACTAATAAACCCACTACCACTCATAGTTTCATGTACATATACTGTCTAAatcttacttatttatttttattcagtgacaTTTTAAGGTCAATAAATTTAACATTCACATTGTTTTACACATTTACTTGATTAATGTACAGTCAAAAGAGGACAAGTTACTTCAGATATCCTGACTGCTCTTCTGTTCTTCATTTACACCTTGTTTCCCACCTGTATGATTAGACTTGAATGAATTAGATTTAATGTCCCACAGACATATTTCTAATATCTTGATGAATTCACAAGAGATTAGTTTCTTGTCCTCATTATGATAGACAGGGTTCAGAGTGCAGAGGCTGGGATCCTATGAGCCGCCGAATAGTGAGTTTTACCTGCAGGTAATTCCAGTAGCATTATTTATAGCTCTCTCAATGTAGTGAGAAAAAAACGAAACATTCTTTGACTGAGAATCATCATCTTACCTCGTCCTTGCTTAGTCTTCTTGCGTATGTTTGTATCTCTTCTACTGTGTCTATAAGCAGGTCATTGAAGGCCAGGATTTGGTCCCCCTTATGGAAGAGACACGAGGCCTGAATCTTCCGACAGTCAGAGACACTGGAGAGGAAAAGGATAAATGCACAACAGTGAGAAACATAATATAATCTAAGTTGTTAATTTGCACTCATGTTAATGTTTTTGTCAGGATAGGGTACAGGATATTCAAACAGTAACTGTAATTAATTATCAATGAGAGTTATACCATGGTTTGCCTTCTTCCTGAGTCAGGATCAGACTGTTTTTCAGATCATTTTGACTAACGCAGATCTCCTTCTCAACATGTGTGTGTGCTTCACTGCAGAATAGAAAAATGCATTGATAAATTTCAGATTCcacttttttcataaaaaaacagtCTTCTGAAAATTCTGTTGAAATGACCGGATTTCTCTTGCAAAATCTTGCTGAGGAACAATAGAGGTGAATTGTTCTTTTCAGAGATGATTTGCATCTCCCAAGATGTTAAAACCATTCCAAAAGTTAGCTTTAATCTTAACATTCATCTGTGACCAGACCTGTTCAGCAAGAATGGAAATTTCAAAACAACAGAACACACTGTTCAGCATCTCTAAGATAGGAGTTGTTTTTTAGTCTTTAAATAAACATAGAATCAAATCTATGTGTAGCATCTGAGGGCAATGAACTTAGTGAACAAATTACAGTCTTTCAAAAGGCAACAAACGGTGAGTTTATCATATCTCACTCTACTGACACAATAGTGCATAAGGTACATAACAGTGAATCAAGAATTCGAAATTACTTTTCCTGCCTGCATGTAGTGTCCATATCCTGTTTTTCAACTTTCAAAGCACTTTGCCTAAtaagaaaataacaaaaaaaaattagttttaattttaatttttttaatgtattttacattcaAGTTCAAGTGCTCTTAAACACTTACAATGATTCCATGGTCATGTATTCTGTATTACTCTCTTCTGCAGATTCATCCTGCATCTCCtcctcatcatcttcatcctcagTAACTGGAATCTGCCAGATAGAGgtttgagttttattttaattaatattttcagtAGGAAGTTTAAGAGTATTTATGTCCACACTGTATATTGAAGAAACTGTGTATAAATGTGTAAAACCTTGAGCGCTACTGGTAGTGGAGGTTCGCTGAGCTTGCGAGGATAGTCATAATGGCTGTACATTAACGGGTAAGTTAGCATTGATTCATGTGCTGAACGTCTGTCATCAGGCTCACCCTCAGCCTTTGCTTCTGAACTAGGTTCAGATGCTGATCTAAATCTATTCTCCTGTGGGAAAAGAATAAGCATGTGAGCATGCTTAAATGGCAATGCTTGTAATAAGtggtatatataataataattgtcaactgcataattgcaatgttttcttttgttattCATTGTTCAGGAAATGGTAATATTAAAATCAGTAAGTGTGTCCACCTTTGAGAGGTAGTTTGCATACATGTGAAGAGagagatattttaatgtttacctGAAGGGTATTTCTTGATTTCTGGGTCTTCATTACCTTGACTAAGGCGTTGAGCCAACCATCcacatcagcactgaaaacacaaGAAAACATTTAACACTACTGAAAAACTGCATCACTTGTTTAGGGTTaggtaaaatgaaaattaaaagtttaaactaGAAGATTTCTAGAATTACATTTCCATATTATATAACTAACTTTAAAAGCAGAATTTAAAGACTCAAAAAATGTCAAACTGGTtaaaaatgaaatcaatatttaaatttaatttaattttgtatttaattgtatttcatttacagctcagtgaatattttaaatgaatctctAAATAAATGTGATGAGATAAACACCAAAAGTTAATTTGATCACATGTATCTCATTGTTTGTTTCACACTTATTTTCTGTATTatctattttgatattttaactttatatatgcTTTGGAAATATGCTAAATGCTTAGTCATGCCA from Carassius carassius chromosome 40, fCarCar2.1, whole genome shotgun sequence harbors:
- the LOC132121884 gene encoding pleckstrin homology domain-containing family S member 1-like, with translation MADNNYAFYIHGAEEQVCSGYLYKSPPENLFKSQKSWKRRFFVLLKYTDNICQLKYYKNEEKNKTLGDIDLSRISLLFVGPEAHQKWEWIQKNFKCSPSSVLFLRVEDDTPKHSRDYFLIGKNSADVDGWLNALVKVMKTQKSRNTLQENRFRSASEPSSEAKAEGEPDDRRSAHESMLTYPLMYSHYDYPRKLSEPPLPVALKIPVTEDEDDEEEMQDESAEESNTEYMTMESLQSALKVEKQDMDTTCRQENEAHTHVEKEICVSQNDLKNSLILTQEEGKPCVSDCRKIQASCLFHKGDQILAFNDLLIDTVEEIQTYARRLSKDEVKLTIRRLIGSQPLHSEPCLS